A portion of the Pseudarthrobacter sp. L1SW genome contains these proteins:
- a CDS encoding thymidine kinase — MAELVFFSGTMDCGKSTLALQMDHNHRARGRGGVRFSRNDRAGESKISSRLGLETDAVEVADGTDFWEEVMLRRTQGQRVDYLICDEAQFYTPEQVEQLAKVVDEIGVDVFAFGITADFRTRLFPGSQRLIELADRVQVLQVEALCWCGRRATHNARTLDGVMVTEGAQVVVGDVDMAVDGSAAPAPGHIPVVGYETLCRRHFMRRVTAHGANLMAEQDQLLPFDVDACLWRGTGGTGAGA; from the coding sequence GTGGCTGAACTCGTCTTTTTTTCGGGCACCATGGACTGCGGCAAATCCACCCTTGCGCTGCAGATGGACCACAACCACCGCGCCCGGGGCCGGGGCGGGGTGCGCTTCAGCCGGAACGACCGTGCCGGCGAATCAAAAATCTCCAGCCGGCTGGGCCTCGAAACCGACGCCGTGGAGGTGGCGGACGGGACGGACTTCTGGGAGGAAGTCATGCTGCGGCGAACCCAGGGCCAGCGCGTTGATTACCTGATTTGTGATGAGGCACAGTTCTACACGCCGGAACAGGTGGAACAGCTGGCCAAGGTGGTGGACGAGATCGGCGTCGATGTGTTTGCCTTCGGCATCACCGCGGACTTCCGCACCAGGCTTTTCCCAGGCTCGCAGCGGCTCATCGAACTGGCGGACCGGGTGCAGGTCCTGCAGGTGGAAGCCCTGTGCTGGTGCGGCCGCCGGGCAACGCACAACGCAAGGACGCTGGACGGCGTCATGGTCACCGAAGGTGCCCAGGTGGTGGTGGGTGACGTTGACATGGCCGTTGACGGATCCGCTGCTCCGGCGCCAGGCCACATTCCCGTTGTGGGCTACGAAACCCTCTGCCGGCGGCACTTCATGCGGCGCGTCACTGCCCATGGTGCCAACCTCATGGCCGAGCAGGACCAGCTGCTGCCGTTCGACGTGGACGCGTGCCTCTGGCGCGGCACCGGCGGAACAGGGGCAGGCGCCTAG
- the sepH gene encoding septation protein SepH → MQDLRLVGVHDDGTHLLLSGAGGEMFQLPIDEALRTASRPAVKPRAERPAVPMSPRDIQARIRAGATAADVAELSGLPLAKVERYEGPVLAEREYVAQQARKVEVASPSPGHDAYRSAFGDNPATLNDMVGHRLAAHGIDPSTVEWDSWRRQDGTWTVSASFEPKTGNTPGIGEEPPALWTFSPARKSLQNANRWAQQLSELEPLDGPVPARRLSAVSDRPFDFETDADSAPGSPGGHAGQAPGKEKESDGLLDMLRSRRGQRLGVDEDSDDALALLLTHGVPAAHPRPSEVLPEADEQAAEPEEDRGSAPAAQGDSFIRRRDARPSMLSRLSLIPPHPDPVDDNLRLHNGVSTDTREITIVASPQRPSGSAEPDAPRGPGASGSGAGLDELLGGKPRRPAPRTDDNSPTTGQLPETGAPERQPARPKRSSVPSWDEIVFGTRGD, encoded by the coding sequence ATGCAGGATCTACGGCTTGTAGGCGTACACGACGACGGGACTCACCTCCTGTTGAGCGGGGCCGGCGGCGAGATGTTCCAGCTGCCGATCGACGAAGCGCTGAGGACGGCCAGCAGGCCGGCGGTTAAGCCGCGGGCTGAGCGGCCGGCCGTTCCCATGTCCCCACGGGACATCCAGGCGCGGATACGTGCGGGGGCAACGGCGGCCGACGTCGCCGAGCTTTCCGGGCTTCCGCTGGCCAAGGTTGAACGGTATGAAGGTCCGGTCCTTGCAGAACGGGAGTACGTAGCCCAGCAGGCCCGCAAGGTGGAAGTGGCGTCCCCTTCTCCCGGCCATGACGCCTACCGCTCCGCGTTCGGCGACAACCCTGCCACCCTGAACGACATGGTGGGCCACCGCTTGGCAGCCCATGGCATAGACCCCTCAACGGTGGAGTGGGACTCCTGGCGCCGCCAGGACGGCACCTGGACTGTCTCTGCCAGCTTCGAACCCAAGACGGGCAACACGCCGGGCATAGGCGAGGAGCCGCCGGCGCTGTGGACCTTCAGCCCGGCCCGGAAGTCGTTGCAGAACGCCAACCGCTGGGCCCAGCAGCTGAGCGAGCTGGAGCCGCTGGACGGGCCAGTCCCCGCCCGCCGGCTGTCAGCCGTCTCCGACCGGCCCTTTGACTTTGAGACCGATGCCGATTCCGCTCCCGGAAGCCCGGGAGGCCACGCCGGCCAGGCTCCCGGCAAGGAAAAGGAATCCGACGGCCTCCTGGACATGCTGCGTTCCCGCCGGGGCCAGCGGCTGGGCGTGGATGAAGATTCCGACGACGCCCTTGCCCTGCTGCTGACGCACGGCGTGCCGGCGGCCCACCCCCGGCCCTCCGAGGTCTTGCCGGAAGCGGACGAGCAGGCCGCGGAACCGGAAGAGGACCGCGGCAGTGCTCCCGCCGCCCAGGGTGATTCCTTCATCCGGCGCCGGGATGCCCGGCCGTCGATGCTTTCCCGGCTGAGCCTCATCCCGCCGCACCCTGACCCGGTTGACGACAACCTCCGGCTGCACAACGGGGTCAGCACGGACACCCGCGAAATCACCATCGTGGCCTCCCCCCAGCGGCCCTCCGGCTCCGCTGAACCTGATGCGCCACGGGGCCCGGGCGCGTCGGGAAGCGGGGCGGGACTGGACGAGCTGCTCGGCGGGAAGCCGCGGCGGCCGGCACCAAGGACTGACGACAACTCCCCCACCACCGGCCAGCTGCCGGAAACGGGTGCACCGGAAAGGCAGCCCGCAAGGCCCAAGCGCTCCAGTGTTCCGTCCTGGGACGAGATCGTCTTCGGGACCCGCGGAGACTAG
- a CDS encoding DUF4193 domain-containing protein, whose translation MSTDYDAPRKSEEDANEDSLDELKTRRADKPVAVVDEDENELAAGFELPGADLSGEELVVQVVPAQADEFTCSSCFLVRHRSQIAREKDGRFYCRDCEG comes from the coding sequence ATGTCCACCGATTACGATGCCCCGCGCAAGTCCGAGGAAGACGCCAACGAAGATTCGCTGGACGAGCTGAAGACGCGCCGGGCGGACAAGCCGGTCGCGGTGGTGGATGAGGACGAAAACGAGCTGGCCGCCGGCTTCGAACTCCCGGGAGCGGACCTCTCCGGCGAGGAGCTGGTGGTCCAGGTAGTTCCGGCGCAGGCTGACGAATTCACCTGCTCCTCCTGCTTCCTGGTGCGGCACCGGTCCCAGATCGCCAGGGAGAAGGACGGCCGGTTCTACTGCAGGGACTGCGAGGGCTGA
- a CDS encoding DUF3093 domain-containing protein, giving the protein MPESSSAAPVPSTPSAGAAVIYREKLWPNAWIWIIAAGISGAGILVFAPISAAAGYTAAVVLFAIIAILLLASTPTILVTGNTLTVGRATIERRFIGAAQPFRGEEATAERGTRLNGLAYLCIRGWIDPVVKIDITDPSDPTPYWLASTRRPDKLAAALQPSQSLQ; this is encoded by the coding sequence ATGCCCGAATCGAGTTCCGCCGCGCCCGTTCCCAGTACACCCTCTGCCGGGGCCGCGGTGATCTACCGGGAAAAGCTGTGGCCCAATGCCTGGATCTGGATCATTGCAGCGGGCATCTCAGGTGCCGGAATCCTGGTGTTTGCACCTATCAGCGCGGCTGCGGGCTACACGGCTGCGGTGGTGCTCTTTGCGATCATCGCCATACTCCTGCTCGCTTCCACCCCCACCATCCTGGTCACCGGTAACACCCTCACGGTGGGGCGGGCCACCATTGAACGCCGTTTTATTGGCGCCGCCCAGCCATTCCGGGGTGAAGAAGCGACGGCGGAACGCGGCACCCGGCTGAACGGCCTGGCCTACCTGTGCATCCGGGGCTGGATCGATCCCGTGGTCAAGATCGACATCACCGACCCCTCGGACCCGACGCCGTACTGGCTGGCATCCACCCGCCGCCCGGACAAACTGGCGGCAGCCCTTCAGCCCTCGCAGTCCCTGCAGTAG
- the dut gene encoding dUTP diphosphatase — protein sequence MTDHSAAVDTFPAAAPAGPAPSASAPTLQVQLKMLDPGLEAPSYAHPGDAGADLRAREDVVLRPGERKLVPTGVAIALPEGYVALIHPRSGLATKHGLTIVNAPGTVDAGYRGEIAVTLLNTDATQSIELHRGDRIAQMVIQRVEYAQFIPVNELNGSVRGTGGFGSTGGFNRPVA from the coding sequence GTGACTGATCATTCCGCAGCAGTAGACACCTTCCCCGCAGCAGCACCTGCCGGCCCGGCCCCTTCTGCCTCAGCCCCCACCCTGCAGGTTCAGTTGAAGATGCTGGACCCTGGCCTTGAGGCGCCTTCCTATGCGCACCCGGGCGACGCCGGCGCTGACCTTCGTGCCAGGGAGGACGTTGTCCTGCGGCCGGGGGAGCGCAAGCTGGTTCCCACCGGAGTGGCCATCGCCCTGCCGGAAGGGTACGTCGCCCTGATCCATCCGCGCTCCGGGCTGGCCACCAAGCACGGACTGACCATCGTCAACGCCCCTGGAACGGTGGACGCCGGATACCGGGGGGAAATAGCAGTCACCCTGCTGAACACCGATGCGACCCAGTCCATTGAGCTGCACCGCGGCGATAGAATTGCGCAAATGGTTATCCAGCGTGTGGAGTATGCACAGTTCATCCCCGTCAATGAATTGAACGGGTCTGTGCGCGGCACGGGAGGATTCGGGTCAACCGGCGGATTCAACCGGCCGGTGGCCTAG
- a CDS encoding DUF3710 domain-containing protein codes for MVFGLGRKAKKEQAAEPDDSLAGAEASADAAAPTGIRANGPLDESEITSRDGYVDLGALLIAPSEGLQLRLEVEEATQRVVAVTLDLNGSSLQLQAFAAPKTEGLWDEIREQIGQSVGAQGGQVEEIDGSFGTELVAKLPAGLPDGSQGYRVARFVGVDGPRWFLRGVLGGPAALEREAAEPLEALFRQVVVIRGGSPMPPRDLLQLRLPKDTATTPPPAAPALGEPERGPETTQIG; via the coding sequence ATGGTCTTTGGGCTCGGCAGGAAAGCAAAGAAGGAACAGGCAGCCGAACCGGACGACTCCCTGGCCGGCGCGGAGGCTTCCGCCGACGCAGCGGCCCCCACGGGTATCCGTGCGAACGGCCCGCTTGATGAATCCGAAATCACCAGCCGCGACGGTTACGTGGATCTTGGCGCGTTGCTGATCGCTCCCAGCGAGGGCCTCCAGTTGCGCCTCGAGGTGGAAGAAGCCACCCAGCGCGTTGTGGCAGTCACGCTGGACCTCAACGGCTCCAGCCTTCAGCTCCAGGCGTTCGCCGCTCCCAAGACCGAGGGCCTGTGGGATGAGATCCGCGAGCAGATCGGCCAGTCCGTGGGTGCGCAGGGTGGCCAGGTGGAAGAGATCGACGGCAGCTTTGGAACCGAACTCGTGGCCAAGTTGCCCGCAGGGCTGCCCGACGGCAGCCAGGGCTACCGCGTGGCCCGCTTTGTGGGCGTTGACGGACCCCGCTGGTTCCTTCGCGGCGTGCTGGGCGGACCGGCGGCCCTCGAACGTGAAGCGGCCGAGCCGCTGGAGGCGCTGTTCCGGCAGGTTGTGGTGATCCGCGGGGGCAGCCCCATGCCGCCCCGCGACCTGCTGCAGCTGCGCCTGCCCAAGGACACGGCCACGACGCCTCCTCCCGCTGCCCCCGCACTGGGGGAACCGGAACGTGGTCCGGAAACCACACAGATTGGCTGA
- a CDS encoding DUF3159 domain-containing protein — protein sequence MTEPQPDPSSGAQSPGSPERDSRPGPAQEASPMAGLAAEYAAKAGLHRTHDGHVDVLRSAGGVQGIAESILPGLVFLVAFTITRELTLSLVAALASAAVFTVVRLVQRRPLTQALAGVVGVGISAWLANTTGKAEDFYLPGFFTNAGYILAMALSIFLKWPVAGLLFGFIRNEGLDWRKDPDRVKAYQLGTWIIVAVLALRLVVQVPLYLMGADGLAALATTRLIMGAPLYILGVWIAWLATRPAPVDAGTDSSGEDTGLKA from the coding sequence ATGACCGAGCCCCAGCCCGACCCGTCATCCGGAGCCCAGAGCCCCGGCAGTCCTGAACGTGATTCGCGGCCGGGACCTGCCCAGGAGGCGTCACCGATGGCCGGCCTTGCGGCGGAGTACGCGGCCAAGGCGGGGCTGCACCGTACACACGACGGCCATGTGGACGTCCTGCGCAGCGCCGGAGGAGTCCAGGGGATTGCCGAAAGCATCCTGCCCGGGCTTGTGTTCCTGGTGGCCTTCACCATCACCCGGGAACTGACGCTGTCCCTGGTGGCGGCATTGGCCTCCGCGGCGGTGTTCACCGTGGTCCGGCTGGTCCAGCGGCGCCCGCTGACGCAGGCCTTGGCCGGAGTGGTGGGCGTGGGCATCTCGGCCTGGCTGGCCAACACCACCGGCAAAGCGGAGGACTTCTACCTCCCCGGGTTCTTCACCAATGCCGGCTACATCCTGGCGATGGCGCTCTCCATCTTCCTTAAATGGCCGGTGGCCGGCCTGCTCTTCGGATTCATCCGCAATGAAGGCCTGGACTGGCGCAAGGATCCGGACCGGGTCAAGGCCTACCAGCTGGGCACCTGGATCATCGTTGCGGTCCTGGCGCTTCGGCTCGTGGTGCAGGTGCCTCTCTACCTCATGGGTGCGGACGGGCTTGCCGCGCTGGCCACCACCCGGCTGATCATGGGCGCGCCCCTGTACATCCTGGGTGTCTGGATTGCCTGGCTGGCAACCCGGCCGGCCCCCGTCGACGCTGGCACGGACTCCAGCGGGGAGGACACGGGCCTGAAAGCCTGA
- a CDS encoding TrkA family potassium uptake protein, with protein sequence MKVVIVGAGSVGSSIARELLAHKHEILLIDLKPEVIGRSGLRGAHWLVGDACELSTLQGAKVEEADVVVSATGDDKVNLVVSLLAKTEFGVGRTVGRVNNPKNDWMFNDSWGVDVAVNTPQLMTALVEEAVEIGDLVRLLTLQTGVSSLVEFTVPHDSHVIGQTVGDIRWPEDATLVAILRDHAPITPSRDDVIDGGDELFFVTTIAAEDDLRALLSPDAPDTAGEAEAPLPAGARTAQQAPEDDGFDG encoded by the coding sequence GTGAAAGTAGTCATCGTGGGTGCCGGCAGCGTCGGTTCGTCCATCGCCAGGGAGCTGCTGGCGCACAAGCATGAGATCCTGCTGATCGACCTTAAGCCGGAAGTCATCGGCCGGAGCGGCCTGCGGGGCGCGCACTGGCTGGTGGGCGACGCCTGCGAGCTGAGCACCCTGCAGGGGGCCAAGGTGGAAGAGGCAGACGTGGTGGTGTCGGCCACCGGCGATGACAAGGTCAACCTGGTGGTTTCCTTGCTGGCCAAGACCGAATTCGGGGTGGGCCGCACCGTAGGGCGGGTGAACAACCCCAAGAACGACTGGATGTTCAACGATTCCTGGGGCGTTGACGTCGCCGTCAACACGCCGCAGCTCATGACCGCCCTGGTGGAGGAAGCCGTGGAGATCGGCGACCTGGTCCGGCTGCTCACCCTCCAGACCGGCGTTTCTTCCCTCGTGGAGTTCACGGTGCCGCACGACTCGCACGTGATCGGCCAGACGGTTGGCGATATCCGGTGGCCCGAGGACGCGACCCTGGTGGCCATCCTGCGGGATCATGCCCCCATCACGCCCAGCCGGGACGACGTCATTGACGGCGGCGACGAGCTGTTTTTCGTGACCACCATTGCAGCCGAGGATGACCTGCGCGCCCTGTTGTCGCCGGACGCCCCCGATACCGCCGGCGAGGCGGAGGCTCCGCTGCCCGCCGGCGCCAGGACCGCCCAGCAGGCCCCGGAGGACGACGGCTTCGACGGCTAG
- a CDS encoding TrkA family potassium uptake protein, producing MAHFVIMGCGRVGATLAHTLEDAGHSVAIIDQDDRAFRRLRQGFTGRKVTGVGFDRDTLKQAGVAEAYAFAAVSSGDNSNILATRVARETFHVPHVVARIYDPGRAEIYQRLGIPTVAAVRWSADQVLRRILPEQHLAGDFREPSGRLVLAELDLDASWIGQRVSTIEKAAAIRVAYLTRFGEGLLPEAATAYQDGDTVHAMLQVDRSAQVAHILAKAPAKEYQ from the coding sequence GTGGCGCATTTCGTGATCATGGGATGTGGCCGGGTGGGGGCAACGCTGGCGCACACGCTGGAGGACGCCGGGCATTCCGTGGCAATCATCGACCAGGACGACCGCGCCTTCCGCAGGCTCCGCCAGGGATTCACCGGGCGCAAAGTCACGGGCGTCGGCTTCGACCGGGACACCCTGAAGCAGGCCGGCGTGGCTGAAGCGTATGCTTTCGCCGCCGTCTCCAGTGGCGACAACTCCAACATCCTGGCCACCCGGGTGGCCAGGGAAACGTTCCACGTCCCCCACGTCGTGGCCCGCATCTATGATCCCGGCCGCGCCGAGATCTACCAGCGCCTTGGGATCCCCACCGTGGCGGCCGTGCGCTGGAGCGCGGACCAGGTGCTCCGCCGCATCCTGCCCGAACAGCACCTGGCAGGCGACTTCCGCGAGCCGTCCGGGCGCCTGGTGCTGGCCGAGCTCGACCTCGACGCCAGCTGGATCGGACAACGGGTGAGCACCATCGAGAAAGCCGCCGCGATCCGCGTGGCGTACCTGACCCGTTTCGGCGAAGGACTCCTGCCGGAAGCGGCCACCGCCTACCAGGACGGCGACACCGTGCACGCCATGCTGCAGGTCGACCGCAGCGCCCAGGTGGCCCACATCCTCGCCAAAGCACCCGCCAAGGAGTACCAGTGA
- a CDS encoding APC family permease produces the protein MLTILNAAKRVLVGRPFRNDRLAHTLLPKRIALPVFASDALSSVAYAPDEILLTLALAGVSAVAFSPWVGVAVMVVLLTVVASYRQNVHAYPSGGGDYEIAGENLGKYAGLTVASALLVDYVLTVAVSMSSAAAYLTTAVPALHGQQAGIATIGVVILALVNLRGIKEAGTLFAVPTYIFMASILGMTAVGLFQAATGQLGQAPSAAFTIVPAPGFDEGLVGLAGAFLLLRAFSSGAAALTGVEAISNGVPNFRPPKSKNAATTLLLLGVIGATMLAGIIYLANATKVHIVLDPATEFLLNGSPLPEGYIQNPAISQIAQTIFGPGSIPFYIVVAATGVILVFAANTAFNGFPVLGSILAQDGYLPRQLRTRGDRLAFSNGVLALAAGALVLIIAFNADVTKLIQLYIVGVFISFTASQLGMIRHWGRQLKLAKDKAVRRRMAKSRVINSIGFGMTATVLVIVLVTKFEQGAWIALLAMIILFLIMWSIRAHYDNVARELAVDEDSSPRALPTRVHAVLLVSHVRKPVLRALAYARASRPSRLDAVTVDIDAEETAQTVADWEKLEIPVPLTVLASPYRETVTPIMEYVKHMRKDSPRDLIVVYIPEYVVGKWWEQLVHNQTALRIKTRLHFEPGVMVASVPWQLKSSEEAKNLQDVQ, from the coding sequence GTGCTGACAATATTGAACGCCGCCAAGCGTGTGCTGGTGGGCAGGCCATTTCGCAATGACCGGCTGGCCCACACGCTGCTTCCCAAGCGGATCGCACTCCCGGTCTTCGCCTCCGATGCCCTCTCGTCCGTAGCCTATGCCCCGGACGAGATCCTGCTCACTCTGGCGCTGGCGGGCGTCAGCGCCGTGGCGTTCTCGCCGTGGGTGGGCGTGGCGGTGATGGTGGTCCTGCTGACGGTGGTGGCCTCCTACCGGCAGAACGTCCACGCCTATCCTTCCGGCGGCGGCGACTATGAGATCGCCGGGGAGAACCTGGGCAAGTACGCAGGCCTGACGGTGGCGTCGGCACTGCTGGTGGACTACGTCCTGACCGTGGCGGTGTCCATGTCCTCCGCTGCCGCCTACCTCACCACGGCGGTCCCCGCCCTGCACGGCCAGCAGGCGGGCATTGCCACCATCGGCGTCGTAATCCTTGCCCTGGTGAACCTGCGCGGGATCAAGGAGGCCGGCACACTCTTTGCCGTCCCCACCTACATCTTTATGGCGTCCATCCTGGGCATGACGGCGGTGGGCCTCTTCCAGGCCGCGACCGGACAGCTGGGCCAGGCTCCCTCCGCGGCCTTCACCATTGTTCCCGCCCCTGGTTTCGACGAAGGACTGGTGGGCCTCGCCGGCGCCTTCCTGCTGCTGCGGGCCTTTTCCTCCGGCGCCGCGGCGCTGACCGGCGTCGAAGCCATCAGCAACGGGGTGCCCAACTTCCGGCCGCCGAAGAGCAAGAACGCCGCCACCACACTGCTGCTGCTGGGCGTCATCGGCGCCACCATGCTGGCGGGCATCATTTACCTGGCCAATGCCACCAAGGTCCACATCGTCCTGGACCCGGCGACAGAGTTCCTGCTCAACGGCAGTCCGCTGCCGGAGGGCTACATCCAGAACCCTGCCATCAGCCAGATCGCGCAGACCATCTTCGGCCCCGGTTCCATACCGTTCTATATCGTGGTTGCCGCCACCGGCGTGATCCTGGTGTTCGCCGCCAACACCGCCTTCAACGGCTTTCCGGTGCTGGGCTCCATCCTCGCCCAGGACGGCTACCTGCCCCGGCAATTGCGCACCAGGGGTGACAGGCTGGCCTTCAGCAACGGCGTCCTGGCCCTGGCCGCCGGCGCACTGGTGCTGATCATCGCCTTCAACGCGGACGTCACCAAGCTCATCCAGCTGTACATCGTGGGTGTGTTCATCTCCTTCACCGCCAGCCAGCTGGGCATGATCCGGCACTGGGGGCGGCAGCTCAAGCTGGCCAAGGACAAGGCAGTCCGACGGCGGATGGCCAAGTCCCGCGTCATCAACAGCATCGGCTTCGGCATGACAGCCACGGTCCTGGTGATCGTGCTGGTCACCAAGTTCGAGCAGGGCGCCTGGATTGCCCTCCTCGCCATGATCATCCTGTTCCTCATCATGTGGAGCATCCGGGCGCACTACGACAACGTGGCCAGGGAGCTGGCAGTGGACGAGGACTCCTCGCCGCGCGCCCTTCCCACCCGGGTGCACGCCGTCCTGCTGGTATCGCATGTGCGCAAACCGGTTCTCCGCGCCCTGGCGTATGCCAGGGCGTCCCGGCCCTCCCGGCTGGACGCGGTGACGGTGGACATCGATGCCGAAGAAACCGCGCAGACCGTGGCCGACTGGGAGAAGCTGGAGATTCCCGTGCCGCTGACCGTGCTGGCCAGCCCTTACCGCGAGACGGTCACGCCCATCATGGAGTACGTCAAACACATGCGGAAGGATTCCCCGCGGGACCTGATCGTGGTCTACATCCCCGAATACGTGGTGGGCAAGTGGTGGGAGCAGCTGGTCCACAACCAGACTGCCCTGCGCATCAAAACCCGGCTGCATTTTGAGCCCGGCGTTATGGTGGCGAGCGTCCCCTGGCAGTTGAAATCATCCGAAGAAGCGAAAAACCTGCAGGACGTCCAATAA
- a CDS encoding class I SAM-dependent RNA methyltransferase yields the protein MANTETQPPLTGEAGREIVLDVGPVAHGGHCVARHEGRVIFVRHGIPGEKVRVRLTDAEEKAKFWRADVVDVLEASPDRVGHFWHQADSARAWRHGHPPVGGAEFGHITLARQRSLKAEVLAEQLKRLAGVEHGAGGPGTRGAGSVEAVGGTADGGDGLGWRTRASFSVTPGGKLGMHAHRSTHIVPVREMPLAIEAINNLRLWDIDLQGIERVEVAAPANGSRPLVLLAPAEATKPKRLSAIAAQLPDDVSVAAFDPASEAVQQLRGRTWVQESAAGHDYRVTGAGFWQIHRDAPGALVGAVTEFLRGGGFLHPGAVVADLYAGAGLFTAVLADAVGETGSVLSVEGAAGTSRDARKNLHGAPQVEIVQGRVERVLRQQPRSFDALILDPPRAGAGKAVVGQLVASRPRAIAYVSCDPASFARDVGYFRQAGWGLSGLRAFDLYPHTHHLETVALLAPLP from the coding sequence ATGGCAAACACCGAAACACAGCCGCCACTGACCGGAGAAGCGGGCAGGGAAATAGTGCTCGACGTCGGGCCCGTGGCCCATGGCGGCCACTGCGTCGCCAGGCACGAGGGCCGCGTGATTTTCGTCAGGCATGGCATTCCCGGCGAAAAGGTGCGGGTGCGGCTGACGGACGCCGAAGAGAAGGCCAAATTCTGGCGGGCGGACGTCGTCGACGTCCTTGAAGCCTCCCCTGACAGGGTTGGCCACTTCTGGCACCAGGCCGACTCGGCGCGTGCCTGGCGCCACGGACATCCTCCCGTGGGCGGCGCCGAATTCGGCCACATCACCCTTGCCCGCCAGCGCAGCCTCAAGGCAGAAGTGCTGGCTGAACAGCTCAAGCGGCTCGCCGGCGTCGAGCATGGTGCTGGAGGGCCGGGCACGCGCGGCGCCGGCAGCGTGGAAGCAGTGGGCGGGACGGCCGACGGCGGGGACGGCCTTGGGTGGCGGACGCGGGCTAGCTTTTCGGTCACCCCCGGCGGCAAGCTGGGCATGCACGCACACCGCTCCACCCACATCGTTCCGGTCCGGGAGATGCCGCTGGCCATTGAGGCCATCAACAACCTCCGCCTGTGGGACATTGACCTGCAGGGCATCGAGCGGGTGGAAGTGGCAGCACCGGCCAACGGCTCCCGTCCCCTGGTGCTGCTGGCGCCGGCGGAGGCCACCAAACCCAAGCGGCTCAGCGCCATAGCTGCCCAGCTGCCGGATGACGTCTCCGTCGCTGCCTTTGATCCGGCCAGCGAGGCCGTGCAACAGCTCCGGGGCCGAACCTGGGTGCAGGAATCAGCGGCCGGACACGACTACCGGGTCACCGGTGCAGGGTTCTGGCAGATCCACCGCGACGCGCCCGGGGCCCTTGTGGGGGCTGTCACAGAATTCCTCCGCGGCGGAGGATTCCTCCATCCCGGGGCTGTTGTTGCCGACCTGTACGCGGGAGCCGGCCTTTTCACGGCAGTCCTGGCTGACGCGGTGGGGGAGACAGGGTCCGTCCTGTCCGTTGAAGGTGCCGCCGGAACCAGCCGGGATGCCCGGAAGAACCTGCACGGGGCGCCCCAGGTGGAGATCGTCCAGGGCCGGGTGGAGCGCGTGCTCCGCCAGCAGCCGCGGAGTTTTGACGCCCTGATCCTCGACCCGCCACGGGCGGGGGCCGGGAAGGCGGTGGTGGGCCAGCTTGTTGCGTCCCGTCCCCGCGCCATTGCCTACGTGTCCTGTGATCCGGCGTCGTTCGCCCGGGACGTGGGGTACTTCCGCCAGGCGGGGTGGGGGCTGTCCGGCCTGCGGGCCTTCGATCTCTATCCCCACACCCACCACCTGGAGACTGTGGCGCTGCTGGCACCGCTTCCGTGA